From the bacterium genome, the window TACTCAGCTGCGCGCTGCTTTGAGGATTTCCGTAAACACGGAAACCGATCCATTGATTACAAACTGAACACCGATTACCAGTGTGATCAATCCCATGATCTTGGCAGTGATCTTTTGCCCGGTCAGGCCGAGTCGTCTCACAATCCAGGGAGAGGCCAACAGGATCACGAGTGTCAGGATGATATTCAAAAGAATTGCCGTTGCGAGAGCAAACAAACGGAAACCACTCTGCGCCTGTCCCACAAGAACCATCACAGTCGAGATCGCTCCCGGCCCTGCAATCATGGGAATTCCCAGCGGCACAATCGAAGGATCAGCGCCCTCAGTATCTTCCGGCACTTCGGGTTTTCCGTCCATCAGGGTTTGCACGGACATCAGCGTGAAGAGAATACCACCAGCAATTTGAAAAGCCGGCACAGTGATCCCGAAAAATGCGAAGATCGCCCCTCCCATGGCCGCAAAAAGCGCCAGGGTGATGCCGGCAGAGATCGAGGTGCGCCAGGCCGTCCTTTTTCTGTCGATTCCTCCTTCCGTCATCGAAACGAAAATCGGAGCGGTTGAAATCGGATTGATGATAGAAAAGAGGGAA encodes:
- a CDS encoding MarC family protein encodes the protein MKFLTALDFDFAFVAFSSLFSIINPISTAPIFVSMTEGGIDRKRTAWRTSISAGITLALFAAMGGAIFAFFGITVPAFQIAGGILFTLMSVQTLMDGKPEVPEDTEGADPSIVPLGIPMIAGPGAISTVMVLVGQAQSGFRLFALATAILLNIILTLVILLASPWIVRRLGLTGQKITAKIMGLITLVIGVQFVINGSVSVFTEILKAARS